One genomic region from Mangifera indica cultivar Alphonso chromosome 17, CATAS_Mindica_2.1, whole genome shotgun sequence encodes:
- the LOC123200598 gene encoding endoribonuclease YBEY, chloroplastic-like isoform X2, translated as MSMKSAFNGLNDSKYKTIDTSIKDLGGFESIDLSILLCNDDFIRKLNKEWRDEDHSTDVLSMSQHVPELELPVLMLGDIVISVETAARQAEERGHSLLDEIRILMVHGLLHLLGFDHEISREAEAEMEEEESLLKSLGWKGKGLIQSAYDSETNANLHIEQSDDRKKEGSLRFYKPKFSYIFCDMDGTFLNSKSQISFTNAKALKEALSRGVKVVIATGKTRPAVINVLKKADLT; from the exons ATGTCGATGAAGTCGGCCTTTAATGGTTTGAATGATTCAAAGTACAAAACAATAGACACTTCTATAAAAGACTTGGGTGGTTTCGAAAGTATTGACTTGTCTATACTCCTTtgtaatgatgattttattcgTAAGCTTAACAAAGAATGGAGGGACGAGGACCATTCTACTGATGTTCTCTCCATGTCACAGCATGTTCCTGAACTAGAACTTCCAGTT CTCATGTTAGGTGACATTGTAATTTCAGTTGAAACGGCTGCAAGACAAGCTGAGGAAAGAGGGCATTCACTTCTTGATGAAATACGCATCCTCATG GTTCATGGGCTGTTACATCTTTTGGGTTTTGATCATGAGATTAGTCGGGAGGCCGAAGCAGAAATGGAGGAGGAAGAATCTCTTTTGAAGAGTCTTGGGTGGAAGGGAAAAGGATTGATACAGAGTGCATATGATTCTGAAACTAATGCAAATCTTCATATCGAGCAGTCGGATG ACAGGAAGAAAGAAGGAAGTCTCCGATTCTATAAACCAAAGTTCAGTTATATCTTCTGCGATATGGATG GTACATTTTTGAACAGTAAAAGTCAAATTTCATTTACAAATGCTAAAGCATTGAAGGAGGCATTGTCAAGGGGTGTAAAGGTGGTGATAGCCACTGGAAAA ACTCGTCCAGCTGTGATAAATGTTTTGAAGAAGGCCGACTTAACATAG
- the LOC123200598 gene encoding endoribonuclease YBEY, chloroplastic-like isoform X1 → MSMKSAFNGLNDSKYKTIDTSIKDLGGFESIDLSILLCNDDFIRKLNKEWRDEDHSTDVLSMSQHVPELELPVLMLGDIVISVETAARQAEERGHSLLDEIRILMVHGLLHLLGFDHEISREAEAEMEEEESLLKSLGWKGKGLIQSAYDSETNANLHIEQSDDRKKEGSLRFYKPKFSYIFCDMDGTFLNSKSQISFTNAKALKEALSRGVKVVIATGKVSADENVFVYFLRGPLRDHFRSICLCYRNLFGCCF, encoded by the exons ATGTCGATGAAGTCGGCCTTTAATGGTTTGAATGATTCAAAGTACAAAACAATAGACACTTCTATAAAAGACTTGGGTGGTTTCGAAAGTATTGACTTGTCTATACTCCTTtgtaatgatgattttattcgTAAGCTTAACAAAGAATGGAGGGACGAGGACCATTCTACTGATGTTCTCTCCATGTCACAGCATGTTCCTGAACTAGAACTTCCAGTT CTCATGTTAGGTGACATTGTAATTTCAGTTGAAACGGCTGCAAGACAAGCTGAGGAAAGAGGGCATTCACTTCTTGATGAAATACGCATCCTCATG GTTCATGGGCTGTTACATCTTTTGGGTTTTGATCATGAGATTAGTCGGGAGGCCGAAGCAGAAATGGAGGAGGAAGAATCTCTTTTGAAGAGTCTTGGGTGGAAGGGAAAAGGATTGATACAGAGTGCATATGATTCTGAAACTAATGCAAATCTTCATATCGAGCAGTCGGATG ACAGGAAGAAAGAAGGAAGTCTCCGATTCTATAAACCAAAGTTCAGTTATATCTTCTGCGATATGGATG GTACATTTTTGAACAGTAAAAGTCAAATTTCATTTACAAATGCTAAAGCATTGAAGGAGGCATTGTCAAGGGGTGTAAAGGTGGTGATAGCCACTGGAAAAGTAAGCGCAGATGAAaatgtatttgtttatttcttgcGGGGACCATTAAGAGATCATTTTAGAAGTATATGTTTATGCTATAGAAATTTATTTGGATGTTGTTTCTAA
- the LOC123200598 gene encoding endoribonuclease YBEY, chloroplastic-like isoform X3, whose protein sequence is MSMKSAFNGLNDSKYKTIDTSIKDLGGFESIDLSILLCNDDFIRKLNKEWRDEDHSTDVLSMSQHVPELELPVLMLGDIVISVETAARQAEERGHSLLDEIRILMVHGLLHLLGFDHEISREAEAEMEEEESLLKSLGWKGKGLIQSAYDSETNANLHIEQSDGRKKEVSDSINQSSVISSAIWMVHF, encoded by the exons ATGTCGATGAAGTCGGCCTTTAATGGTTTGAATGATTCAAAGTACAAAACAATAGACACTTCTATAAAAGACTTGGGTGGTTTCGAAAGTATTGACTTGTCTATACTCCTTtgtaatgatgattttattcgTAAGCTTAACAAAGAATGGAGGGACGAGGACCATTCTACTGATGTTCTCTCCATGTCACAGCATGTTCCTGAACTAGAACTTCCAGTT CTCATGTTAGGTGACATTGTAATTTCAGTTGAAACGGCTGCAAGACAAGCTGAGGAAAGAGGGCATTCACTTCTTGATGAAATACGCATCCTCATG GTTCATGGGCTGTTACATCTTTTGGGTTTTGATCATGAGATTAGTCGGGAGGCCGAAGCAGAAATGGAGGAGGAAGAATCTCTTTTGAAGAGTCTTGGGTGGAAGGGAAAAGGATTGATACAGAGTGCATATGATTCTGAAACTAATGCAAATCTTCATATCGAGCAGTCGGATG GAAGAAAGAAGGAAGTCTCCGATTCTATAAACCAAAGTTCAGTTATATCTTCTGCGATATGGATG GTACATTTTTGA
- the LOC123200599 gene encoding receptor-like protein kinase 5, protein MPKLPFPSPVLLLTLLLISVPFQVISQIPNTEEQTVLLNLKQQLGNPPSLTSWNTTSSPCHWPGINCTDNSVTGVSLKNKTITEKIPPTICNLKNLTSLDVSYNNIPGAFPDILNCTRLQILDLSQNFFVGPIPSNIDRLSSLRYINVGANNFSGDIPSSIGRLSELRTLYLYQNQFNGTFPKEIGDLSNLEVLDMAYNEKFVPASIPVEFGKLKKLKTLWIAAANLMGEIPESLTNLTSLEILSLSVNSLTGPIPGGLFSLKNLTSLYLFSNKLSGELPNSFEGRNLVELDLSKNNLTGSIPEDFGKLQYLRLFNLFSNQFSGQLPASIGLMPSLAGFRVFKNNLSGVLPPELGLHSKLEAFEVSSNQFSGQLPQNLCAAGVLTGVVAFSNNLSGEVPQSLGNCSTLRTVQLYDNQFSSELPPGIWTTFNLSSLILNNNAFSGELPSELAWNLTRLEIGNNRFSGQIPAGVASWKNMVVFKASNNLFSGKIPVELTSLPQLTTLLLDGNQLSSILPSHIISWQTLTALNLSRNELSGKIPAALGSLPDLLYLDLSGNQFSGGIPPELGKLRLALLNLSSNKLSGMIPQELNNLAYEDSFLNNSNLCVDTPVLNFPSCNTKLRDSGKISRKYLAVALTLAVCVLLVAILLGFFVVRYYPYKKRKQDPATSELTAFHRLDFTEANILSNLTESNLIGSGGSGEVYRISINHSGEFVAVKRIWNNRTLDEKLEKQFIAEIEILGRIRHSNIVKLWCCISSENKKLLVYEYMENQSLDRWLHASKRSSISSGTNSVHHVVLDWPRRLQIAIGAAQGLCYMHHDCSPQIIHRDVKSSNILLDSEFKAKIADFGLAKMLAKQGEPRTMSAVAGSFGYIAPEYAYTKKVNEKIDIYSFGVVLLELVTGKEPNKGDEYSNLAEWAWRHYAEEKPIEEVFDPEINEADCLKQMTTVCKLGLRCTSNSPNDRPSMKDVLKILRRCDPTEISRGRKTEREVDTAPLLSTANYLYGYKRSKKVTDGEGNESLV, encoded by the exons ATGCCTAAATTACCCTTCCCATCTCCAGTGCTACTACTCACTCTCCTTCTAATCTCTGTACCCTTCCAAGTAATTTCACAAATTCCAAACACAGAAGAACAAACCGTCCTCCTCAACCTGAAACAACAACTGGGCAATCCACCATCTCTTACTTCCTGGAACACCACGTCATCACCGTGTCACTGGCCGGGTATCAACTGCACCGATAACTCGGTCACCGGAGTTTCGCTCAAGAACAAAACTATCACCGAAAAAATCCCACCAACAATATGCAACCTGAAAAACTTAACCTCCCTGGACGTTTCCTACAACAACATCCCCGGAGCGTTTCCCGATATCCTGAACTGCACGAGGCTACAGATCCTGGACCTGTCTCAGAATTTCTTCGTGGGTCCGATACCGAGCAATATCGACCGACTTTCGTCTCTCAGATACATCAATGTTGGGGCCAACAACTTTTCCGGCGATATTCCTTCCAGTATAGGCCGCTTGTCGGAGTTGCGGACGCTGTATCTTTATCAAAATCAGTTCAATGGCACGTTTCCGAAAGAAATCGGAGACTTATCCAATCTAGAAGTTCTGGATATGGCGTATAATGAAAAGTTTGTGCCTGCAAGTATTCCAGTCGAATTCGGAAAGTTAAAGAAGTTGAAGACTTTGTGGATTGCTGCTGCAAACTTGATGGGCGAAATCCCGGAGTCTCTCACCAATCTCACGAGTCTTGAAATCCTGTCTTTGTCCGTGAACAGTCTGACGGGTCCTATTCCTGGtgggttgttttcgttgaagaACTTAACATCCTTGTATCTCTTCAGTAATAAACTATCTGGGGAGCTGCCAAATTCGTTTGAAGGTCGAAATTTGGTTGAGCTTGATCTTTCTAAGAATAATTTGACCGGTTCCATACCAGAAGACTTTGGGAAGTTGCAGTATTTGCGCCTGTTTAATCTCTTTTCAAATCAGTTTTCTGGGCAGTTGCCGGCAAGTATAGGCCTAATGCCTTCACTGGCAGGTTTTCGtgtatttaaaaacaatttgagTGGAGTATTGCCACCAGAACTAGGCCTTCATTCAAAGCTTGAAGCTTTTGAGGTGTCTTCTAATCAATTCAGTGGTCAACTGCCTCAAAATTTATGTGCTGCAGGTGTTTTGACAGGAGTTGTTGCTTTCTCTAACAATCTTAGTGGAGAGGTGCCACAGTCGCTTGGAAATTGCAGCACTTTGCGGACAGTCCAGCTTTATGACAACCAGTTCTCCAGTGAGCTTCCTCCGGGCATTTGGACAACTTTCAATCTGTCAAGCTTGATACTGAACAACAATGCTTTTTCGGGTGAATTACCGAGCGAGTTGGCATGGAACTTGACAAGATTGGAAATCGGTAACAACAGATTTTCAGGTCAAATTCCTGCTGGCGTTGCTTCCTGGAAAAATATGGTTGTTTTTAAGGCAAGCAACAATCTCTTCTCAGGCAAAATTCCGGTTGAGCTGACTAGTCTTCCTCAGCTTACTACTCTACTGCTTGATGGTAATCAACTTTCAAGCATACTGCCTTCCCATATAATCTCCTGGCAGACACTTACTGCTTTAAATCTTTCCAGAAACGAACTTTCAGGTAAAATTCCTGCAGCATTGGGATCTTTGCCTGACTTGCTTTATTTAGATCTATCAGGCAACCAATTTTCAGGTGGAATCCCACCTGAATTGGGTAAGTTGAGGCTTGCCCTTCTAAACCTGTCCTCCAACAAACTCTCAGGGATGATTCCCCAGGAGCTCAATAACCTTGCATATGAAGACAGTTTCTTAAACAACTCCAATCTTTGTGTTGATACTCCAGTTCTAAATTTTCCAAGTTGTAACACCAAACTCCGGGACTCCGGCAAAATTTCGCGCAAATACCTAGCTGTGGCTTTAACTCTGGCAGTCTGTGTTCTCTTGGTTGCTATTTTATTGGGTTTTTTTGTGGTCAGATACTACccatataaaaagagaaagcaAGATCCAGCAACATCGGAGCTCACCGCATTCCATAGACTGGATTTCACAGAAGCaaacattttgtcaaatttgacaGAAAGTAATCTGATTGGAAGTGGGGGCTCAGGAGAGGTGTACAGGATTTCCATTAACCATTCGGGTGAATTTGTCGCTGTTAAAAGGATCTGGAACAACAGAACACTGGATGAAAAGTTGGAAAAACAGTTTATTgctgaaattgaaatattgggCAGAATTAGGCATTCAAATATAGTTAAGTTGTGGTGCTGTATTtcaagtgaaaataaaaagcttCTTGTGTATGAGTACATGGAAAACCAAAGCCTGGATAGATGGCTTCATGCATCAAAGAGAAGTTCCATATCATCAGGGACGAATTCGGTCCATCATGTTGTTCTGGATTGGCCAAGAAGACTGCAGATTGCCATTGGAGCTGCACAAGGTCTATGCTATATGCACCACGACTGCTCTCCACAAATTATTCACCGAGATGTAAAGTCTAGCAATATTTTGTTGGACTCTgaattcaaagcaaaaattgCAGATTTTGGACTTGCTAAGATGTTGGCTAAGCAAGGAGAGCCTCGCACAATGTCTGCAGTTGCTGGCTCTTTTGGTTATATTGCTCCAG AGTATGCTTACACAAAAAAAGTGAATGAGAAGATTGATATTTACAGCTTTGGAGTTGTCCTCCTGGAGTTGGTGACAGGAAAAGAACCTAACAAAGGAGATGAGTATTCAAACCTTGCAGAATGGGCATGGAGACATTATGCAGAAGAAAAGCCTATCGAGGAGGTTTTTGACCCAGAGATAAATGAAGCAGATTGCCTGAAACAAATGACCACCGTATGCAAACTTGGACTTAGATGTACAAGCAACTCACCAAACGATAGGCCTTCGATGAAAGACGTTTTGAAGATTCTTCGTCGCTGTGATCCTACGGAAATTTCTCGAGGGAGAAAGACAGAAAGGGAGGTTGATACTGCTCCTCTTCTTAGCACTGCTAACTATCTTTACGGTTACAAGCGCAGTAAGAAGGTAACAGATGGCGAAGGAAATGAGAGTCTTGTATAA